The proteins below come from a single Miscanthus floridulus cultivar M001 chromosome 1, ASM1932011v1, whole genome shotgun sequence genomic window:
- the LOC136498395 gene encoding RNA-binding protein CP29B, chloroplastic-like has protein sequence MVATLFSTSLSPQFLSLSAKPTPAAPSGAAFPSGLPQLHALSAAAAGFRPLEPVRAAATAAVTEQLEAEGQPGGEEEFSEDLRVFVGNLPFSVDSAQLAGLFEQAGSVEMVEVIYDKLTGRSRGFGFVTMPSVEEVEAAVVQFNGYVLDGRSLRVNSGPPPPRDPSSQRGPRGDANRVYVGNLSWGVDNSALANLFSGQGEVLEARIVYDRESGRSRGFGFVTYGSAEEVENAISNLDGTDLDGRQIRVTVAESKPPRRQY, from the exons GCTCTTCTCCACCTCCCTCTCGCCTCAgttcctctccctctccgccAAGCCCACCCCCGCCGCCCCGTCCGGCGCAGCCTTCCCATCGGGGCTGCCGCAGCTACACGCGCTctccgccgcggcggcgggcTTCAGGCCGCTCGAGCCCGTGCGCGCGGCCGCGACTGCGGCCGTGACGGAGCAGCTCGAAGCGGAGGGGCAGCCGGGCGGGGAGGAGGAGTTCTCAGAGGATCTCCGGGTCTTCGTCGGCAACCTTCCCTTCAGTGTCGACAGCGCCCAGCTCGCGGGACTTTTCGAGCAGGCCGGCTCCGTCGAGATGGTCGAG GTCATCTATGACAAATTGACGGGAAGAAGCCGTGGATTTGGGTTTGTGACCATGCCTTCGGTCGAAGAAGTTGAGGCGGCTGTTGTGCAATTCAATGGCTAT GTACTTGATGGAAGGAGTTTGAGGGTGAATTCTGGGCCACCGCCACCCAGGGATCCATCCTCACAAAGAGGACCCAGGGGTGATGCCAACAGGGTCTACGTGGGTAACCTTTCCTGGGGTGTTGACAATTCAGCTCTCGCAAACCTGTTCAGTGGGCAAGGTGAGGTCCTGGAAGCGAGGATTGTATATGACAGGGAGAGTGGAAGGTCAAGGGGTTTTGGTTTCGTCACGTATGGTTCTGCTGAAGAGGTTGAGAATGCGATATCGAACCTTGATGGCACT GACTTGGATGGCAGACAGATCCGTGTCACGGTAGCAGAGTCGAAGCCACCTAGGCGGCAATACTGA
- the LOC136544423 gene encoding cystathionine gamma-synthase 1, chloroplastic-like yields the protein MATVSLTPQAVFSTESGGALASATILRFPPNFVRQLSTKARRNCSNIGVAQIVAAAWSDCPAARPHSGGGGGRARGVASSHAAAASAAAAAASAAAEVSAVPNAKVAQPSTVVLAEHNLLGSDASLSVHAGERLGRRIATDAITTPVVNTSAYWFNNSQELIDFKEGRHASFEYGRYGNPTTEALEKKMSALERAESTVFVASGMYAAVAMLSALVPAGGHIVTTTDCYRKTRIYMETELPKRGISMTVIRPADMDALQNAMDNNNVSLFFTETPTNPFLRCIDVEHVSNMCHSKGALLCIDSTFASPINQKALTLGADLVIHSATKYIAGHNDVIGGCVSGRDELVSKVRTYHHVVGGVLNPNAAYLILRGMKTLHLRVQCQNNTALRMAQFLEEHPKIAHVYYPGLPSHPEHHIAKSQMTGFGGVVSFEVAGDFDGTRRFIDSVKIPYHAPSFGGCESIIDQPAIMSYWDSKEQRDIYGIKDNLIRFSIGVEDFEDLKNDLVQALEKI from the exons ATGGCCACCGTCTCGCTCACCCCGCAGGCGGTCTTCTCCACCGAGTCCGGTGGCGCCCTGGCCTCTGCCACCATCCTCCGCTTCCCGCCAAACTTTGTCCGCCAGCTCAGCACCAAGGCACGCCGCAACTGCAGCAACATCGGCGTCGCGCAGATCGTCGCCGCCGCGTGGTCAGACTGCCCCGCCGCTCGCCCGCactcaggcggcggcggcggccgcgcccgCGGCGTGGCCTCCTCCCACGCCGCGGCCGcatcggccgccgccgccgccgcctccgcggcgGCGGAGGTCAGCGCAGTCCCCAACGCTAAGGTTGCGCAGCCGTCCACCGTCGTATTGGCCGAGCATAACCTGCTCGGCTCCGACGCCAGCCTCTCCGTCCACGCGG GGGAGAGGCTGGGAAGAAGGATCGCCACGGATGCGATCACCACGCCAGTAGTGAACACGTCGGCCTACTGGTTCAACAACTCGCAAGAGCTAATCGACTTTAAG GAGGGGAGGCATGCTAGTTTCGAGTACGGGAGGTATGGGAACCCGACCACGGAGGCATTAGAGAAGAAGATGAG CGCCCTGGAGAGAGCAGAGTCCACGGTGTTTGTGGCGTCGGGGATGTATGCAGCTGTGGCTATGCTTAGTGCACTCGTCCCAGCTGGTGGGCACATTGTCACCACCACGGATTGCTATCGTAAGACAAGGATTTACATGGAAACTGAGCTCCCTAAGAGGGGAATTTCG ATGACTGTCATTAGGCCTGCTGACATGGATGCTCTACAAAATGCGATGGATAACAATAAT GTATCCCTTTTTTTCACGGAGACTCCTACAAATCCATTTCTCAGATGCATTGATGTTGAGCATGTATCAAATATGTGCCATAGCAAGGGAGCGTTGCTTTGTATCGACAGTACTTTTGCCTCCCCTATCAATCAGAAGGCACTTACTTTAGGTGCTGACCTAGTTATTCATTCTGCAACGAAGTACATTGCTGGACACAATGAT GTTATTGGAGGATGTGTCAGTGGCAGAGATGAGTTAGTTTCCAAAGTTCGTACTTATCACCATGTAGTTGGTGGTGTTCTAAACCCG AATGCTGCGTACCTTATCCTTCGAGGCATGAAGACACTGCATCTCCGTGTGCAATGTCAGAATAACACTGCTCTTCGGATGGCCCAGTTTTTAGAGGAACATCCAAAG ATTGCTCATGTCTACTATCCTGGCTTGCCTAGTCACCCTGAACATCACATTGCCAAGAGTCAAATGACTGGCTTTGGTGGTGTTGTTAGTTTTGAG GTTGCTGGAGACTTTGATGGGACAAGGAGATTCATTGATTCTGTTAAGATACCTTATCATGCGCCTTCATTCGGAGGCTGTGAAAGCATAATTGATCAGCCTGCCATCATGTCCTACTG GGATTCAAAGGAGCAGAGGGACATCTATGGGATCAAGGACAACCTGATCAGGTTCAGCATTGGAGTGGAGGATTTCGAGGATCTTAAGAATGATCTTGTTCAGGCCCTCGAGAAGATCTAA
- the LOC136544440 gene encoding uncharacterized protein isoform X2 has product MMPCANFMSCCADLNLGFPYDSINCIGSCRLCIMDNRAHCPFSRLLRADMQFMYSVHSAYYPHVTITRALCYVDITLSAITQATKRLPAHYK; this is encoded by the exons ATGATGCCATGTGCTAATTTCATGTCATGTTGTGCAGACCTAAATTTAGGTTTTCCTTATGATAGCATCAATTGCATCG GTTCTTGCAGGCTGTGTATCATGGACAATAGGGCCCATTGCCCTTTTAGTAGGTTACTGAGAG CTGATATGCAATTTATGTACTCAG TCCATAGTGCGTACTATCCTCATGTAACAATTACACGGGCCCTCTGCTATGTTGACATTACCCTTTCTGCCATAACACAGGCTACTAAACGTCTCCCTGCTCATTATAAG TAG
- the LOC136544440 gene encoding uncharacterized protein isoform X1: MMPCANFMSCCADLNLGFPYDSINCIGSCRLCIMDNRAHCPFSRLLRADMQFMYSVHSAYYPHVTITRALCYVDITLSAITQATKRLPAHYKSAYTVPGPRVVFVFDLHIFYDRNRSDGTHSHN; encoded by the exons ATGATGCCATGTGCTAATTTCATGTCATGTTGTGCAGACCTAAATTTAGGTTTTCCTTATGATAGCATCAATTGCATCG GTTCTTGCAGGCTGTGTATCATGGACAATAGGGCCCATTGCCCTTTTAGTAGGTTACTGAGAG CTGATATGCAATTTATGTACTCAG TCCATAGTGCGTACTATCCTCATGTAACAATTACACGGGCCCTCTGCTATGTTGACATTACCCTTTCTGCCATAACACAGGCTACTAAACGTCTCCCTGCTCATTATAAG TCTGCCTACACAGTTCCAGGTCCTCGTGTTGTCTTCGTCTTTGACCTACACATCTTTTACGATCGTAATCGGTCTGATGGAACACATTCCCATAACTAA
- the LOC136544432 gene encoding transmembrane emp24 domain-containing protein p24delta9-like, which yields MAARIRGCLLLPLLLVLATAANPAGALRFDLLSGHTKCISDDIKVGAMAVGKYHVMAPDDGASSWSSSSPSQQQQLPDSHRISLRVTSPYGNSLHYAENVHSGNFAFTASEAGDYLACFWAPDHRPPATVAFEFDWRSGVSARDWSAVAKKGQVEMMELELRKLEDNIRSIHEEMFYLREREVEMQELNRRTNSRMAWLGFVSLAICLSVAGLQLWHLKNFFERKKLL from the exons ATGGCCGCGCGCATCCGCGGGTGCCTCCTGCTGCCTCTCCTGCTCGTCCTCGCGACCGCGGCCAACCCCGCCGGCGCGCTCCGCTTCGACCTGCTCTCGGGCCACACCAAGTGCATCTCCGACGACATCAAGgtcggcgccatggccgtcggcaagTACCACGTCATGGCCCCCGACGACGGCGCCTCCTCCTGGTCGTCGTCGTCACcgtcccagcagcagcagctcccggACTCCCACCGCATCTCGCTGCGGGTCACCTCGCCCTACGGCAACAGTCTGCACTACGCGGAGAACGTGCACTCGGGCAACTTCGCCTTCACGGCCTCCGAGGCCGGCGACTACCTCGCCTGCTTCTGGGCGCCCGATCACCGCCCGCCCGCCACCGTCGCGTTCGAGTTCGACTGGCGCAGCGGCGTCTCCGCCAGGGACTGGAGCGCCGTCGCCAAGAAGGGTCAGGTCGAA ATGATGGAATTGGAGCTCAGGAAGCTGGAGGATAACATCAGATCTATCCATGAAGAAATGTTTTACCTTCGTGAAAG GGAAGTAGAAATGCAGGAACTGAACAGGAGAACAAACTCAAGGATGGCTTGGCTTGGTTTCGTCTCGCTCGCCATCTGCCTATCAGTGGCGGGCTTGCAGTTATGGCACCTGAAAAACTTCTTTGAAAGAAAGAAGCTACTATAA